From the Methanobacterium sp. BAmetb5 genome, the window TAGCATAACCAGTTAGGAATAGTTAACCTGTTGAATCTAGAATATATTATCAAGAATTAGGAATAAGATACACTTTATTTGGGGAAAAAGAGTATTTTAAAATTATAGGTTGGGAATATAAGACAGATCAGTCCTTATCCTCATGTTCTTCTTCCTTCTTTTTTAAGTCCAGTACATCGCGGTATATTTCCGCCCATATTCTATTAATGGAAGAATCTGTATCCTCCAGGGATTCAAGCCTTTTTTCAATGGCCTCGATTTCACTCTTGGATTTTAGTTCTTTGAACTTATTTTCCACTCTTTCTTTGTCTTTTTTCAGATAATCAGAGGACATGGGTATGACACCTTTAGATTTCACAAATTCTGTGCATCTATATTATTGAATAACTACAGTTAACCAAATGGTTCCGAGAAGTTTTTAATCGAATTGTTATTATCAAATTAAGTTATTTATCAATATATCTTATGATTATTTTATTTTTTTCCTAAAACATAGGGGATGCCCACTCATAAGTATGACCAATAAAATCAAGGTAAAATAATAGAAAAGAACTATTATCCAGTTTAACCCTGTTAAATCCATTGATTACATCCTGAAATTTTAAGTCTGGGCCATTATTGGGTCCTGGAAAAGGTGACCCTAATCTCTAACTCATTGTTAGTAGCCGTAACCCTGAACTGTTTAGTGCCACCGTAGAGCTGGTTCCCGTTTATATACCACATCTCAACCTGGTATCCTGGTTCAGGTTCAGCAAGAACATAAACATGACTGGACTGTTCCACCTCAAACTCTCCCTGGGGACTGACACTTCCATTATCCCCCGCATGAATCCTCACTTGACAGGTCACACCATTCCCCCTATAATTTAATAATAATCATTATAGAATTATAATGAATAAATTTTTCCCTCTAACTATGGGTTTCCTCTAGGGGCAAACTATAAAATTATAAATTATTTAGGGAGTGGTGATAATGGATTCAAAACAAGTACAGCTACCAGGTATCAGGGATATCGATCTATTCCTGGATTTTTTACCCTACCTTAAAAGTAAGGACAGTAGTTTTTATGAATTGGTGGATGAGGCTCCCCAGTTCCCCTACTATGTCTATTCTCCAGAAATAGTAGACCTGATAACCCTTATCAATCAGCAGAACATGTTCCATTTTGATTGGGTTCAGTGGTCCAGTGGGGCATCTAACTACCTTGAAGATCCTCTTCAACTGGAAAATGCCAATATCACAACGGTTATGAATCTTTTATTCACTATGGTCCGGGCAGAACGTTTCGAGGGTTTGGTGGGGGAAATGGTTGATAAGGGTATTGTGCTAAAACTCCTGTTGCGTCTGGGGAAGATCCGATCAAAAATCATTGATGGATTTCATGGTGCTTTAATTGGATTAGCTGTTGCAGATTCTATGGGTGCGCCCCTTGAGTTCAAGAATCCTGGTAGCTTTCAGCCAGTAAATGATATGACTGGTGGGGGAACCCACAATTTGAGTCCCGGGATGTGGACTGATGACACCAGTATGGCCCTTTGCTTGGCTGAGAGTTTAATTGAGAAGGGAGATTTTGATCCACTTGACCAGCTGCAACGCTATCTGCGCTGGTACCAGGAAGGATATCTGAGTGTTAACGGGCGCTGCTTTGATATTGGAAACACCACCCGTGAAGCTCTCCACATATTCCAGGAAACTGGTGAACCCTATCCTGGACTGGACCATGAACTTTCTGCGGGAAATGGTTCATTAATGCGCCTGGCTCCAGTGCCCCTATTTTACTTCACCCAACCCTGTAAAACCATTGAATTATCCGGCCAAAGTTCACGAACCACCCATAACCATATCCTGGCGGTGGATGCCTGCCGTTACATGGGGTCTTTAATTAACGGTGCACTGGCTGGATTCTCCAAGGAAGAGTTACTATCGCCACGTTTTTCAATTGTACCTGGATTCTGGGATGAATATCCCCTGGCCGAAGAAATAGATGAAGTAGCCAGTGGTTCCTACCAGGAAAAAGAACCCCCGGAAATAAGGGGTAGAGGTTTGGTGGTTAAATCATTGGAAGCAGCATTATGGGCCTTTCACCAATCCGAATCATTCCGGGAAGGTTGTCTCCTGGCAGTTAATCTCGGTGAAGATGCCGATACCACCGGGGCGATCTACGGACAACTGGCTGGAGCATTTTATGGAAAAAGTGGCATTCCCAGTGAATGGATTGAAAAACTGGCCTGCAAGGAAATGATCCATGAAAAAATTCAGAGATTGCTGGCTCATCAGATGTAATTCTTCTATAAAAGGTTTACTAAATGAGACCTATAAAGGGAGGTTTATACTAGAGAATCTTGTTAAAAAAATAATTCTCCCAAAAGAAAGTTATTACAGGAAAATCATGGTAAGATTATATATGGTCCTGGTGTTCCAGATGTCCACCGCAGTCACATTCACGATCAAAGTCATCCGGTGACTCATTCTCCTGAAGTTCATAGTACCCACCACATTTATTACATACCAGGAAATGCTGGTCCTTTTTAGCTGGTTTAATCTTTTTTCTAGAATCACTTTTAGATGATTTACCCAAGAAACTACCCAGATCTTTCATAAGTCCCTTTCCAGTTTTTTCCACATCCTGCATTAAATCCTTGCCTGTTTCTTTAAGATCATCCATAGGATCTTGTCTGGTGCGTGACGGGGAGGTTGAACTATTAGTGGAGGGAATGGTGGTATGAACATTACCAGTTTTTACAGTGGTGGGAGATGTTTTTTCATCTGTAGCTTCAATAACAGTGCCACATTCTGTACAGAATCTGGCCCCCGGTTCCAGGGGAGATTTGCATTGCGGGCAATTTGTGGACGTTTCTATTTGGGCACCACACTCAATACAGAACTTATCTTCAGAGGATAGTTCCGTGTTACACTGAGGACATTTAACTGTGGATGGCAGTGTTTCATTATCCTCAACCTTTTCATTTGCACCTTCCACATCATCCATGCTTTCTGGCTGGTATTCTTCAACAGGTTTACCACATTCGGTACAGAATTTTGATCCGGGCTCTATCCGAGCGTTACAGGCACTGCAAACATCATCTCTTGAATTTTCCATCTATTAAACCCCCTCTAAATATCTCTTTTGTTATAAAATTAGGGGCATTACCTATAAAAGATTATCCGCCCTCCTTGGTAATGGTTGATTTTATTGTTTTTGAATAAGATTTTTCATAGGGGTAATAAATTTTATAAAACTTGATTAATAAATTAAAATAAATAATTAACAGGATATGAGTTGATGTTTATATGAATAGGTGTGATGATGCATTCCTTTAAAACATTTACCAGATTCAGATGGTGGGCAGTGCTGCTACTGGTTACTTTCCTAGTATTTACTTTGCTCACATTCTCTTTCAGGAGTACGGTCTTAACCCCTCTATATATTAACAATAGTAATCCCTATCGCCAGTTTTTTTCTCCTGGCTTTAATGGTTTATGCTACCTGGTGGACTCATAAAAATAATGAAAAAGTTTTAATAGCGTGGATGCTAGTTACTGCAGGTTTATTCCTATATTTTATGGCGAATTTTCTTTATTTTTTATTAAGGGATTACCTGGGTTTGATATCTTTACCTTCACTGGTTGATACTCTGTACATTGTTGCCTACCCCCTTTTGATGCTGGGAATACTGGCCCTTATGGAAAAACCCTATAGATTAAAGTTAAAATCCTTTTTAGACGCGATTGTTGTTTCGGTTTCGGTAATGTTCATTATATGGTTCCCCCTTATCTGGCCAGTGATTGAACCCAGCCAACCGGATACAACGTCCATGATATTTTCCATATCCTACCTGTTTCTAGATCTTCTCTTACTACTGGTTACACAGGTAGTTCTCTTCAGTAAAAAGAAAAAGATCAGTATTATACCCCTCTTTTTAGTATCCTTAGGCATATTCTCCCAGGTAGTGGGGGACATGGTCTTTGCCTACCAGGTGGTGGTCTCTAATCTGTTTTATCTATGGCTGGCTAATACCTTCTACACTTTAACCATCATTTTCATCGCCCTTGGAGTTTTGTCCTACATCAATAATGTTGATATTGATATTAAGAATAAATTATCATTTTATAGTGTTTTAAGTCCTTATAATGATTGGATTTCTTATTTACCTTTGGTCCTGGTTCTTTTCACCTACAGTCTTTTAATAATAACCACTCCCGATACTGCGTTGATCTGGGGTGTGGGGATCATTGTGGTTCTGGTAATACTGAGGCAGGTCATCTTTTTAAATGATTTGAAACGGGCTCAAATTACTCTCAAAAAGAATAAGGAAGTTATATCTGAGAGAAAAAAACAATTGGACTTTATAACCTCTAACATGCTGGATATCATCAGTGAATCCGATGTCAATGGTGTTTTGAAATATGTGAGTCCCTCTACCCAACAACTCCTTGGCTACTCTCCTCAGGAACTGGTGGGCCACTCCTTGTATGAACTGATACATCCGGATGACCGGGAAAAAGTACGCCAGATCATTGAAAAATCAAGCAATGTCACCGAAGATTTGAGGGTGGAGAGCAGGTTAAAAACTGCAGAAGGGAAATATATATGGATTGAAACAACGGGAAAACCAGTTGTTGATGAAAAGGGATTTAGAGGATTTATATACAGTGGCAGGGACATCACTGAACAGAAAAAATCTGCAGAATATATTAAAAAATCTCTGGAAGAAAAGGAAGCACTTTTAAGGGAAATCCACCACCGGGTGAATAACAATCTACAGGTCATCTCCAGTTTATTGAGCCTGCAGTCCGATAATGTTAGGGATCCCCGGGATCATGAACTCTTTGTGGAAAGCCAAAACCGGGTGCGGACCATGGCCATGATCCACGAAAAACTGTACCAATCAGATAAATTCAACTCCATAAACTTCTCAGATTACCTAAAAACACTTATCAATAGATTAATATATGATTATTCTCAGGAACTGGGTCACATTGACCTTGAACTGGATATTGAAAATGTGGACCTGAATATAGAAACCTCAGTGCCCTGCGGTCTAATTATAAATGAACTGGTATCCAACTCACTTAAACATGCTTTCCCCCATGGCAGGAATGGTAAAATCATTGTGAAATTCCATAAAATAAAAGATAAATACGTTTTGATGGTGGGGGATAATGGAATAGGGCCTCTGGAAAAATCAGTACTGGAAAGCAGTAAGAAACTGGGTTTTAATCTGGTAAAATCCCTCATCAAACAACTGGATGCCTCACTGGAAATCCTGGAAAGCGAAGGCACATTGTACAGAATCACCTTTGCTGAGTTAACTTACCAGAAAAGATTTTAAACTTCCTGGGACTCGGTAATATTATAAAATAAATTAATTGGTCTGATAAAATAGAATTTGGTTAGAAAACGTCTTAAAGGGGTTATTGTCTAGAATATCCCAGTTTTTATTATTTATTGGGATTTATCAGCACGGTAACTGCCCTTTTACTGTGATTATTCCCCTTAAGAACCAGATAAAAAGGACGTTTTTCTTTAATTCTTTCCAGTCTCAATGGACTTAGAAGACTG encodes:
- a CDS encoding ADP-ribosylglycohydrolase family protein codes for the protein MDSKQVQLPGIRDIDLFLDFLPYLKSKDSSFYELVDEAPQFPYYVYSPEIVDLITLINQQNMFHFDWVQWSSGASNYLEDPLQLENANITTVMNLLFTMVRAERFEGLVGEMVDKGIVLKLLLRLGKIRSKIIDGFHGALIGLAVADSMGAPLEFKNPGSFQPVNDMTGGGTHNLSPGMWTDDTSMALCLAESLIEKGDFDPLDQLQRYLRWYQEGYLSVNGRCFDIGNTTREALHIFQETGEPYPGLDHELSAGNGSLMRLAPVPLFYFTQPCKTIELSGQSSRTTHNHILAVDACRYMGSLINGALAGFSKEELLSPRFSIVPGFWDEYPLAEEIDEVASGSYQEKEPPEIRGRGLVVKSLEAALWAFHQSESFREGCLLAVNLGEDADTTGAIYGQLAGAFYGKSGIPSEWIEKLACKEMIHEKIQRLLAHQM
- a CDS encoding zinc ribbon domain-containing protein, which encodes MENSRDDVCSACNARIEPGSKFCTECGKPVEEYQPESMDDVEGANEKVEDNETLPSTVKCPQCNTELSSEDKFCIECGAQIETSTNCPQCKSPLEPGARFCTECGTVIEATDEKTSPTTVKTGNVHTTIPSTNSSTSPSRTRQDPMDDLKETGKDLMQDVEKTGKGLMKDLGSFLGKSSKSDSRKKIKPAKKDQHFLVCNKCGGYYELQENESPDDFDRECDCGGHLEHQDHI
- a CDS encoding sensor histidine kinase, which produces MISLPSLVDTLYIVAYPLLMLGILALMEKPYRLKLKSFLDAIVVSVSVMFIIWFPLIWPVIEPSQPDTTSMIFSISYLFLDLLLLLVTQVVLFSKKKKISIIPLFLVSLGIFSQVVGDMVFAYQVVVSNLFYLWLANTFYTLTIIFIALGVLSYINNVDIDIKNKLSFYSVLSPYNDWISYLPLVLVLFTYSLLIITTPDTALIWGVGIIVVLVILRQVIFLNDLKRAQITLKKNKEVISERKKQLDFITSNMLDIISESDVNGVLKYVSPSTQQLLGYSPQELVGHSLYELIHPDDREKVRQIIEKSSNVTEDLRVESRLKTAEGKYIWIETTGKPVVDEKGFRGFIYSGRDITEQKKSAEYIKKSLEEKEALLREIHHRVNNNLQVISSLLSLQSDNVRDPRDHELFVESQNRVRTMAMIHEKLYQSDKFNSINFSDYLKTLINRLIYDYSQELGHIDLELDIENVDLNIETSVPCGLIINELVSNSLKHAFPHGRNGKIIVKFHKIKDKYVLMVGDNGIGPLEKSVLESSKKLGFNLVKSLIKQLDASLEILESEGTLYRITFAELTYQKRF